From the Maioricimonas rarisocia genome, one window contains:
- a CDS encoding SUMF1/EgtB/PvdO family nonheme iron enzyme: MTVSQYPNPVEDTTSVLKTSTRNQRCLSRLFAVALTCGIVSFAQTAHAATVAEQAREILKTNCYRCHGEDGASEGGLGDILDVRKLTAREIVKAGDPAESVLLERIVDGDMPADDDALSEDKIQILRQWIADGAPGFNGDASDRPFISPFDVVDFIEADLKTLNGSAPQHTRYLTITHLHNAGVSADELDVLRQGISKLVNSLSWGKRIVVPEAIDPARTVFRVDLRNYGWSQKIWDRIAAQDPYHIRFQSRAADFMYEVTGTKRPLLRADWFTTVASVPPFYHELLQLPDTDGELERILGVDVNSNIESGQVARAGFNNSGVSRNNRMIERHTSRFGAYWKSYDFSGNSGDKNLFAHPLGPQGENAFEHDGGEIIFNLPNGLQAYLLSDAAGQRIDKAPTPIVSDPRRPDRAVINGLSCMSCHVGGMLPKTDQVRSSVLANSEAFSQAELKQILQLYPDSTAFDKLLDADSRRFIEGLIQAKVEPGKSDPVAAVATRFEQELDLPLAAAEVGLSADEFVQRLTLVPSLARIFAPLTVSGGTLQREVFVASFSEIVTAFGLGHETASNSVEIEFAYIPAGQFQMGASDGDDMAEADELVRHSVEITQAFRMSRHEITVGQYRRFVEETGHVGQGGYRFSASDGKFYRSDRYDWKETGFPRDDSHPVVNVSWNDAIAFCRWLSRKEGREYRLPTEAEWEYACRAGTTTRFFTGDEVELMQKLANLADAALDEKLPALLGETWNDGHAFTAPVGQYRPNAFGLFDMHGNVWEWCQDSYVSDFYAASPTKDPQAPVAGSFHVVRGGSWAMKPKNARSSDRSAMRTDERNLLIGFRVVEVLP, from the coding sequence ATGACCGTCAGTCAATATCCAAACCCTGTAGAAGACACGACTTCCGTGCTCAAGACATCCACCAGAAATCAGCGTTGCCTGTCGCGGCTGTTCGCGGTGGCTCTCACCTGCGGAATCGTCAGTTTCGCGCAAACCGCTCACGCCGCAACCGTCGCCGAGCAGGCACGCGAAATCCTGAAGACCAACTGCTACCGCTGCCACGGAGAAGACGGCGCCAGCGAGGGGGGCCTGGGGGACATCCTCGACGTCCGCAAGCTGACGGCCCGCGAAATCGTCAAGGCGGGCGACCCGGCAGAATCGGTGTTGCTCGAGCGGATCGTCGACGGCGACATGCCGGCCGATGACGACGCCCTCTCGGAAGACAAGATTCAGATTCTTCGCCAGTGGATTGCCGACGGCGCTCCCGGATTCAACGGTGACGCGTCTGATCGCCCGTTCATCTCCCCGTTCGACGTGGTCGATTTCATCGAAGCCGATCTCAAGACGCTCAACGGCTCGGCACCGCAGCACACCCGCTATCTCACGATCACGCACCTGCACAATGCCGGCGTCAGTGCCGACGAGCTCGATGTCCTTCGGCAGGGAATCTCGAAGCTGGTCAACAGCCTTTCGTGGGGCAAGCGGATCGTCGTTCCCGAAGCCATCGATCCGGCCCGGACCGTCTTTCGTGTCGATCTGCGTAACTACGGATGGTCACAGAAGATCTGGGACAGGATCGCGGCCCAAGACCCGTATCACATCCGCTTCCAGTCCCGCGCAGCCGACTTCATGTACGAAGTGACGGGAACGAAGCGACCGCTGCTGCGTGCCGACTGGTTCACCACCGTCGCGTCGGTTCCCCCGTTCTATCACGAACTGCTTCAGCTTCCCGACACCGACGGCGAACTCGAACGGATCCTCGGCGTCGACGTGAATTCCAATATCGAGTCGGGCCAGGTCGCCCGGGCCGGCTTTAACAACTCCGGCGTCTCCCGCAACAACCGGATGATCGAGCGGCACACGTCCCGCTTCGGTGCCTACTGGAAAAGCTACGACTTCTCGGGAAACTCCGGCGACAAGAACCTGTTCGCCCATCCCCTCGGACCGCAGGGCGAAAACGCATTCGAACATGACGGTGGCGAGATCATCTTCAACCTGCCCAACGGTCTGCAGGCATACCTGCTCTCCGATGCCGCTGGCCAGCGGATCGACAAGGCTCCCACGCCGATCGTCAGCGACCCGCGACGCCCCGACCGCGCCGTGATCAACGGGCTGAGCTGCATGTCCTGCCACGTCGGCGGCATGCTGCCCAAAACCGACCAGGTTCGCAGCTCGGTCCTCGCGAACAGCGAGGCGTTTTCGCAGGCCGAGTTGAAGCAGATTCTCCAGCTGTACCCCGACTCAACTGCGTTCGACAAACTGCTCGACGCCGACAGCCGTCGTTTCATCGAGGGCCTGATCCAGGCAAAGGTTGAGCCAGGCAAGAGCGATCCCGTTGCCGCCGTCGCCACCCGGTTCGAACAGGAACTCGATCTGCCGCTGGCTGCCGCAGAAGTCGGGCTGTCCGCAGACGAGTTTGTCCAGCGACTGACGCTCGTGCCCAGCCTCGCCCGCATCTTCGCTCCGCTGACCGTTTCCGGCGGGACGCTGCAGCGGGAAGTGTTCGTGGCCAGCTTCTCCGAGATCGTCACGGCATTCGGACTGGGCCACGAAACCGCCTCAAACAGCGTCGAGATCGAATTCGCCTACATCCCGGCTGGTCAGTTCCAGATGGGAGCGTCCGACGGGGACGACATGGCCGAGGCGGACGAGTTGGTTCGCCATAGCGTCGAGATCACGCAGGCGTTCCGCATGTCCCGGCACGAGATCACCGTCGGTCAGTATCGCCGGTTCGTCGAAGAGACCGGTCACGTGGGGCAGGGCGGATACCGCTTCAGCGCCAGCGACGGAAAGTTCTACCGCAGCGATCGTTACGACTGGAAGGAGACCGGGTTCCCGCGGGACGACAGCCATCCCGTCGTCAACGTGAGCTGGAACGACGCGATCGCCTTCTGCCGCTGGCTCAGCCGCAAGGAGGGCCGCGAGTACCGTCTTCCGACCGAGGCCGAGTGGGAGTACGCCTGCCGGGCCGGCACGACCACGCGATTCTTCACCGGCGACGAAGTCGAACTGATGCAGAAGCTGGCAAACCTGGCGGACGCAGCACTGGACGAGAAGCTGCCCGCTCTGCTGGGGGAAACGTGGAACGACGGTCACGCCTTCACGGCTCCGGTCGGACAGTACCGCCCGAACGCCTTCGGCCTGTTCGACATGCACGGCAACGTCTGGGAGTGGTGCCAGGACTCGTACGTCAGCGATTTCTACGCCGCCAGCCCCACGAAGGATCCCCAGGCTCCCGTCGCCGGCAGCTTCCACGTCGTGCGGGGTGGATCGTGGGCGATGAAGCCGAAGAACGCCCGCAGCTCAGACCGGTCCGCCATGCGGACGGACGAGCGGAACCTGCTGATCGGGTTCCGGGTTGTCGAGGTTCTCCCCTGA
- a CDS encoding ATP-binding cassette domain-containing protein: MFELRNVSKSYGGRQVLAPIDLQIATGQTMVLIGPSGCGKSTLLRLLLGLIEPDSGTVLFGGREMSGSQVIELRHEVGYVIQGGGLFPHLTARGNVTLLADYLDKPEDEINRRVEELRELTHLPDGSIDRYPGQLSGGQQQRVALMRGLMLDPAALLMDEPLGALDPLIRAELQKDLREIFRSLKKTVVFVTHDIGEAAYLADEIVLLREGRVVQRGTIEDLLHRPADPFVSDFISAQRNPLEDMKGAGT; encoded by the coding sequence ATGTTCGAACTGAGGAACGTCAGCAAGTCCTACGGCGGTCGCCAGGTTCTGGCACCGATCGACCTGCAGATCGCCACCGGCCAGACGATGGTGCTGATCGGACCGAGCGGCTGCGGCAAGTCCACGCTGCTGCGACTGCTGCTGGGCCTGATCGAACCGGATTCGGGGACCGTGCTGTTCGGCGGTCGCGAGATGAGCGGATCGCAGGTCATCGAACTGCGGCACGAAGTGGGATACGTGATCCAGGGGGGCGGACTCTTTCCCCACCTGACCGCCCGCGGCAACGTGACTCTGCTGGCGGACTATCTCGACAAGCCGGAGGATGAGATCAACCGCCGTGTCGAAGAACTGCGGGAACTGACGCATCTGCCCGATGGATCGATCGACCGCTATCCCGGCCAGCTCTCGGGAGGGCAGCAGCAGCGCGTGGCATTGATGCGGGGGCTGATGCTCGATCCGGCCGCCCTGCTGATGGACGAACCGCTGGGGGCGCTCGATCCGCTCATCCGGGCCGAGCTGCAAAAGGATCTGCGGGAGATCTTCCGGTCGCTGAAGAAGACCGTCGTGTTCGTCACGCACGACATCGGCGAGGCCGCCTATCTGGCCGACGAGATTGTTCTGTTGCGTGAGGGGCGGGTCGTGCAGCGGGGAACGATCGAGGATCTGCTGCACCGCCCGGCCGATCCGTTCGTGTCCGACTTCATCAGTGCCCAACGGAATCCGCTCGAAGACATGAAAGGAGCCGGCACATGA
- a CDS encoding glycine betaine ABC transporter substrate-binding protein encodes MNIRSALPTLFVIAALFAGLHRSSEVIAQDQPTTVRIGSKSFTESVVLGEILSRLAEDAGAGVIHRTLGGTPVVWHALLAGEIDCYVEYTGTIKEEVLKGESITSTEQMRAELAERGVRMSEPLGFNNTYALAVSREIAEMYPDLKTISDLRRYPDLDYGFGNEFMRREDGWRELSAAYGLPRENASGLDHDLAYRGLDAGSIDVMDVYTTDAEIEYYDIHVLEDDLRFFPEYEAVILYRDELQQQSPEIVDSMLRLEGTLDASRMSALNARSKIDQVPEPIVAADFVREEFGIESQVDLETRPERLLRYTIEHLQLVGISVTAAILLAVPLGILAARVSWLGQLVLSAVGILQTIPSLAMFVILIPLLGVGPVPAIAALFLYSLLPIVRNTYTGLHDISPPLMESAEALGLPSGARLRLIELPLASRAILAGVKTAAVINIGTATLGGLINAGGYGEPIFAGIRLDRNDLLLEGAIPAALMALAAQGLFELLERWLVPKGLRGGSTASE; translated from the coding sequence ATGAACATCCGCAGTGCTTTGCCGACTCTGTTCGTCATCGCAGCCCTGTTCGCAGGGCTGCACCGTTCTTCGGAGGTCATCGCACAGGACCAGCCGACCACGGTCCGCATCGGGTCGAAGTCGTTCACGGAATCGGTCGTTCTGGGGGAGATCCTCTCCCGACTGGCCGAGGATGCCGGGGCCGGCGTGATCCATCGGACGCTCGGCGGTACCCCAGTCGTCTGGCATGCGCTGCTCGCCGGCGAGATCGACTGCTACGTCGAGTACACCGGCACGATCAAGGAGGAGGTGCTCAAGGGAGAGAGCATCACGTCAACCGAGCAGATGCGGGCGGAGCTGGCCGAACGGGGCGTCCGGATGAGCGAGCCGCTCGGGTTCAACAACACCTACGCACTCGCCGTCTCGCGGGAGATCGCCGAGATGTATCCGGATCTGAAAACCATTTCGGATCTGCGGCGGTATCCCGATCTCGACTACGGATTCGGCAACGAGTTCATGCGGCGGGAAGACGGCTGGCGGGAACTGAGTGCCGCCTACGGGCTGCCTCGTGAGAACGCGAGCGGGCTCGACCACGATCTCGCGTACCGCGGGCTCGACGCGGGCAGCATCGATGTGATGGACGTCTACACCACCGATGCCGAGATCGAATACTACGACATCCACGTGCTCGAAGATGACCTGCGTTTCTTTCCCGAGTACGAAGCGGTGATCCTGTACCGCGACGAACTGCAGCAGCAGTCACCGGAGATCGTGGACTCGATGCTGCGTCTCGAAGGAACACTCGACGCGTCGCGGATGAGTGCCCTCAATGCGCGGTCGAAAATCGATCAGGTCCCGGAACCAATCGTTGCGGCAGACTTCGTGCGGGAAGAATTCGGCATCGAGAGTCAGGTCGACCTCGAAACCCGGCCCGAACGGCTCCTGCGGTACACGATCGAACACCTGCAGCTGGTGGGGATCTCGGTGACGGCCGCGATCCTGCTCGCGGTGCCTCTGGGAATCCTGGCCGCCCGGGTCTCCTGGCTCGGTCAGCTTGTGCTCAGTGCCGTGGGGATTCTGCAGACGATTCCGTCGCTGGCCATGTTCGTGATCCTGATTCCGCTGCTGGGGGTCGGCCCGGTGCCGGCGATCGCGGCGCTGTTCCTGTACAGTCTGCTGCCGATTGTCCGCAACACGTACACCGGACTGCACGACATCTCGCCGCCGTTGATGGAATCGGCCGAAGCGCTGGGGCTTCCGTCGGGGGCACGCTTGCGGCTGATCGAACTGCCGCTCGCTTCGCGGGCGATCCTCGCGGGTGTGAAGACGGCCGCGGTGATCAACATCGGGACCGCGACGCTGGGGGGACTGATCAACGCCGGTGGCTACGGCGAGCCGATCTTTGCCGGAATCCGACTGGATCGAAACGACCTGCTGCTCGAGGGAGCCATCCCCGCGGCACTGATGGCGCTTGCGGCTCAGGGACTGTTCGAGCTTCTGGAACGCTGGCTGGTTCCGAAAGGTTTGCGGGGCGGTTCCACAGCATCGGAGTGA
- the aroB gene encoding 3-dehydroquinate synthase has protein sequence MSADAGTGSVSVDLAERSYEILIGGGLLPEAGRLVGDWLSKRYGASGKLAAVVTDRNVAAHASRVTAGLHDAGFQTETVILEPGEKSKSLPVIASIYDRLVDMKADRKTVLVAVGGGVVGDAAGFAAASYARGIPFVQVPTTLLADVDSSVGGKVGINHPLAKNLIGAFHQPLGVVIDTEVLSTLPDRDYRAGMAEVVKYGVIQDAEFFGWLEENADILNERNGDALRHAITRSCRLKADVVEKDEYERTGLRAILNYGHTFAHAFEALAGYGELLHGEAVAIGMIYASRLAERLGRIGAEDTRRQLDLLDALHLPTSLVGRATLDVDDILERMKLDKKASAGKLRFVLPTRLGHVELVDHVPTDDVRAVLDEMAG, from the coding sequence GTGAGTGCGGACGCCGGCACAGGATCCGTTTCCGTCGACCTGGCGGAACGGTCATACGAGATTCTCATCGGCGGCGGACTGCTGCCTGAAGCCGGCCGTCTTGTCGGAGACTGGCTGTCGAAGCGGTACGGAGCGTCGGGGAAACTGGCGGCTGTCGTCACCGATCGCAATGTGGCCGCGCACGCCTCGCGAGTTACGGCGGGGCTGCACGACGCGGGTTTCCAGACCGAAACGGTCATTCTCGAACCGGGTGAGAAATCGAAGTCGCTGCCGGTCATCGCCTCAATCTACGACCGTCTGGTCGACATGAAGGCGGATCGCAAGACGGTGCTCGTCGCGGTCGGCGGGGGAGTCGTTGGCGATGCTGCCGGCTTTGCTGCAGCCAGCTACGCCCGGGGCATCCCGTTCGTCCAGGTTCCGACGACGCTGCTGGCGGACGTGGACAGCTCGGTCGGCGGCAAGGTGGGGATCAATCACCCGCTGGCGAAGAACCTGATCGGCGCGTTCCATCAGCCGCTCGGTGTGGTGATCGACACCGAGGTGCTCTCCACCCTTCCTGACCGGGATTACCGGGCCGGGATGGCCGAAGTGGTCAAGTACGGCGTCATCCAGGACGCGGAGTTCTTCGGCTGGCTGGAAGAGAATGCCGACATTCTGAACGAGCGAAACGGGGACGCGCTGCGGCACGCGATTACTCGCAGTTGCCGACTGAAAGCGGACGTCGTCGAGAAGGACGAATACGAACGGACCGGTCTGCGGGCGATCCTCAATTACGGCCACACGTTCGCTCATGCGTTTGAAGCCCTCGCTGGCTACGGCGAGCTGCTGCACGGCGAAGCGGTCGCGATCGGCATGATCTACGCGAGCCGTCTGGCGGAACGACTGGGCCGGATCGGTGCCGAAGACACACGCCGGCAACTGGATCTGCTCGATGCGCTCCATCTGCCAACCAGCCTCGTGGGCCGGGCGACTCTCGATGTCGACGACATCCTGGAGCGGATGAAGCTGGACAAGAAGGCCTCCGCCGGCAAGCTGCGGTTCGTGCTGCCGACGCGGCTGGGCCATGTCGAACTCGTCGATCACGTGCCAACCGACGATGTTCGGGCTGTGCTCGACGAGATGGCGGGCTGA